A window of Parasynechococcus marenigrum WH 8102 contains these coding sequences:
- the cobJ gene encoding precorrin-3B C(17)-methyltransferase: MLFVGAVGAVTRLIAPLIQGKERDPAVLVLDPKGRWVIPLLGGHSSGAEQRARELAGMLQADAVLTGACATEDRLALDAFGEGWGWRRAGSSTAWRELMQQQACSERLTVAQTSGSTDWQHQHPTLESVTSASEAQVSIGADNQAPCRWHPASLWLGVGCERNTSLALVQRVIREVLAQAGLAEAAVAGLASIDRKADEPALMELGEQRQWPFRTYDATALASVEVPTPSDVVLAEMGTASVAEAAALLAAGEGAVLRQSKVIRHAATGEQGAVTVAVAEARRPFAPSRGELHLIGSGPGDLSLLSGDARQTLARCTAWVGYGLYLDLLEPLRQVHQVRLDGQLTREWDRCAQALSLAQQGARVALISSGDSGIYGMAGLALELWLQQPEQDRPSFQVHPGISALQLAAARAGAPLMHDFCTVSLSDRLTPWPVIEQRLRAAAAGDFVVALYNPRSKGRDWQLAKARELLLEHRRGETPVLLARQLGRSDETHQLTDLSGLEPEQVDMLTVVLIGNSSSYARADRMVTPRGYPGATVDQWKTLP, from the coding sequence TTGTTATTCGTCGGCGCGGTTGGGGCTGTGACCCGGCTGATCGCCCCTCTGATCCAAGGCAAGGAGCGGGATCCAGCCGTTCTCGTGCTGGATCCGAAGGGACGGTGGGTCATCCCCTTGCTGGGGGGCCACAGCAGTGGTGCTGAGCAACGGGCGCGGGAACTGGCAGGGATGCTGCAGGCCGACGCCGTCCTGACCGGAGCCTGTGCCACAGAGGATCGCCTGGCGCTCGATGCCTTCGGTGAGGGCTGGGGCTGGCGGCGCGCTGGCAGCAGTACCGCCTGGCGGGAGTTGATGCAGCAACAGGCGTGCTCGGAACGGCTGACCGTTGCCCAGACCTCCGGTTCCACCGATTGGCAGCACCAACATCCCACGCTGGAGAGCGTGACCAGTGCGAGCGAGGCACAGGTGAGCATTGGCGCCGACAACCAGGCCCCCTGCCGCTGGCATCCCGCCAGCCTCTGGCTGGGGGTGGGCTGTGAACGCAACACCAGCCTGGCGTTGGTGCAACGGGTGATCCGGGAGGTCCTGGCTCAGGCGGGACTGGCGGAAGCAGCAGTCGCCGGCCTGGCGAGCATCGATCGCAAAGCGGATGAGCCAGCCCTGATGGAGCTGGGCGAGCAACGGCAATGGCCCTTCCGCACCTACGACGCAACGGCTTTGGCATCGGTCGAGGTGCCAACCCCATCCGACGTGGTGCTCGCCGAGATGGGCACCGCCTCGGTGGCTGAGGCGGCTGCTCTGCTGGCGGCCGGTGAGGGGGCTGTCCTGCGCCAAAGCAAAGTGATTCGCCATGCCGCCACCGGGGAACAGGGCGCGGTGACCGTGGCGGTTGCCGAAGCCAGGCGCCCCTTTGCCCCATCGCGGGGGGAACTGCATCTGATCGGTAGTGGTCCTGGGGATTTATCGCTGCTCAGTGGCGACGCCCGCCAGACCCTCGCCCGTTGCACGGCGTGGGTGGGTTACGGGCTTTATCTCGACCTGCTGGAGCCGTTGCGACAGGTGCATCAGGTGCGTCTGGATGGCCAGCTCACCCGCGAATGGGACCGCTGCGCCCAGGCCCTCAGCCTGGCTCAACAGGGAGCACGGGTCGCCCTGATCTCCTCAGGAGACAGCGGGATCTACGGAATGGCCGGGCTGGCCCTGGAGTTGTGGCTGCAGCAGCCGGAACAGGATCGGCCGAGCTTTCAGGTGCATCCGGGCATCTCAGCCCTGCAGCTGGCGGCAGCCCGCGCGGGAGCACCCTTGATGCACGACTTCTGCACGGTGAGCCTCAGTGATCGACTGACTCCTTGGCCCGTGATCGAGCAACGGCTGCGGGCGGCGGCGGCAGGAGATTTCGTCGTGGCGTTGTACAACCCACGATCCAAAGGCCGCGACTGGCAACTGGCCAAGGCGCGGGAACTGTTGCTCGAACACCGCAGGGGCGAAACGCCAGTGCTACTGGCCCGGCAGCTGGGACGCAGCGATGAAACTCATCAACTCACGGATCTCAGCGGCCTGGAGCCTGAACAGGTGGACATGCTCACCGTGGTGTTGATCGGCAACAGCAGCAGCTATGCACGCGCTGATCGGATGGTGACACCGAGGGGGTACCCCGGAGCCACCGTTGACCAATGGAAGACCCTCCCCTAG
- a CDS encoding HupE/UreJ family protein, which yields MTNLLASPRPLRQAAVAALALLLISSPAFAHHPFGMGDSGALTPWQGLLSGLGHPLLGPDHLLFLLALGFVGLQRPLRWVLPLLAIGLGGSLLSQFISLPDAVAPWAEALVSLSLAVEGLIALSMAPAAWLLPLFGLHGFLLGSTIVGAEPSPLPSYFLGLLLAQGSLLLLVTAWSQGLVERLGAQGQRLGAGIWIGIGMAFAWVALID from the coding sequence TTGACCAATCTTCTGGCTTCTCCCCGGCCTCTGCGCCAGGCCGCCGTTGCCGCATTGGCCTTGCTATTGATCTCCAGCCCAGCCTTTGCCCACCATCCCTTCGGTATGGGCGACAGCGGTGCGCTGACTCCCTGGCAGGGACTGCTGAGTGGTCTGGGTCACCCGCTGCTGGGGCCTGACCATCTGCTGTTCCTGCTGGCCCTTGGCTTTGTCGGCCTGCAACGCCCGCTGCGCTGGGTGCTGCCGCTGTTGGCGATCGGTCTTGGCGGCAGCCTGCTGTCGCAATTCATTTCCCTGCCCGACGCAGTGGCGCCCTGGGCCGAAGCCCTGGTGTCCCTCAGCCTTGCGGTCGAAGGCCTGATTGCCCTGAGCATGGCCCCCGCCGCCTGGCTGCTGCCCCTGTTCGGGCTGCATGGTTTCCTCCTGGGCAGCACGATCGTCGGGGCGGAACCCAGCCCTCTGCCGAGCTACTTCCTGGGCCTGCTTCTGGCCCAGGGCAGCCTGTTGCTGCTCGTCACCGCCTGGTCCCAGGGCCTGGTGGAGCGTCTGGGAGCCCAAGGCCAGCGGCTCGGAGCCGGCATCTGGATCGGCATCGGCATGGCTTTTGCCTGGGTCGCGCTGATCGACTGA